A region from the Sandaracinus amylolyticus genome encodes:
- the iolD gene encoding 3D-(3,5/4)-trihydroxycyclohexane-1,2-dione acylhydrolase (decyclizing): MQTVRLTMAQALVRWLAAQRVVIAGTEMPMFAGVFAIFGHGNVAGIGEALAASEDALPTFRSHNEQSMAHTAIAFAKASRRRRMMACTTSIGPGATNLVTAAATAHVDRLPLLLLPGDVFASRAPDPVLQQLEDERDPSITVNDCLRPVSRYFDRITRPEQLLVALPAALEVLTDPARCGPATLCLPQDVQTMAHDYPVAFFERRVHAPRRASPDPSELARAIEILASSERPLIVAGGGVHYGEATAELAAFASHHGVPVAETQAGKGALAWNDPSSAGAIGVTGSAAANTLAAEADVVLAIGTRLSDFTTASRTLFPRARLVHLNASAFDARKHGGVPLVGDAKLGLAQLDGALGSWRAASAWTERARSLIDRWHAEVERAQSPRSGGLPIDAQVIAVVNEQARAGDVVVCAAGGLPGELHRLWRSRAPGDYHVEYGFSCMGYEIAGGLGVKLARPDAQVVVMVGDGSYLMLNTAIAESVALDRKLVIVVLDNGGFGCIHRLQRACGGAPFSNLLGEHARVVDFVAHASSLGARAEKVADLDALRGALARARVASRTYVVVIETDPDASSGIGGAWWDVAIPEVSERDTVRAARHAYEDALRRR, translated from the coding sequence ATGCAGACGGTGCGGCTGACGATGGCGCAGGCGCTGGTGCGCTGGCTCGCGGCGCAGCGCGTCGTGATCGCGGGCACGGAGATGCCGATGTTCGCGGGCGTCTTCGCGATCTTCGGGCACGGCAACGTCGCGGGCATCGGCGAGGCGCTCGCGGCGAGCGAGGACGCGCTGCCGACGTTCCGCTCGCACAACGAGCAGTCGATGGCGCACACCGCGATCGCGTTCGCGAAGGCGTCGCGCCGGCGGCGGATGATGGCGTGCACGACGTCGATCGGCCCGGGCGCGACGAACCTCGTGACCGCGGCGGCGACCGCGCACGTCGATCGGCTGCCGCTGCTGCTCCTGCCGGGCGACGTGTTCGCGAGCCGCGCGCCGGATCCGGTGCTGCAGCAGCTCGAGGACGAGCGCGACCCGAGCATCACCGTGAACGACTGCTTGCGCCCGGTGTCGCGCTACTTCGATCGGATCACGCGGCCCGAGCAGCTCCTCGTCGCGCTGCCCGCCGCGCTCGAGGTGCTCACCGATCCCGCGCGCTGTGGCCCCGCGACGCTCTGCCTGCCGCAAGACGTGCAGACGATGGCGCACGACTATCCGGTCGCGTTCTTCGAGCGGCGGGTGCACGCGCCGCGACGCGCGTCGCCCGATCCGAGCGAGCTCGCGCGCGCGATCGAGATCCTCGCGTCGAGCGAGCGCCCGTTGATCGTCGCGGGCGGCGGCGTGCACTACGGCGAGGCGACCGCGGAGCTCGCGGCGTTCGCGTCGCACCACGGCGTGCCGGTCGCGGAGACCCAGGCGGGCAAGGGCGCGCTCGCGTGGAACGATCCCTCGAGCGCCGGCGCGATCGGCGTGACCGGCAGCGCGGCGGCGAACACGCTCGCCGCCGAGGCCGACGTGGTGCTCGCGATCGGCACGCGCCTCTCCGACTTCACGACCGCGTCGCGCACGCTGTTCCCGCGCGCGCGCCTCGTGCACCTGAACGCGAGCGCGTTCGACGCGCGCAAGCACGGCGGGGTGCCGCTGGTCGGCGACGCGAAGCTCGGCCTGGCGCAGCTCGATGGCGCGCTGGGATCGTGGCGCGCTGCGAGCGCGTGGACCGAGCGCGCGCGCTCGCTGATCGACCGCTGGCACGCCGAGGTCGAGCGCGCGCAATCGCCTCGCAGCGGTGGGCTGCCGATCGACGCGCAGGTGATCGCGGTGGTGAACGAGCAGGCGCGCGCCGGCGACGTCGTGGTGTGCGCCGCGGGCGGTCTTCCCGGTGAGCTGCACCGCCTCTGGCGCTCGCGCGCGCCCGGCGACTACCACGTCGAGTACGGGTTCTCGTGCATGGGCTACGAGATCGCGGGCGGGCTCGGCGTGAAGCTGGCGCGCCCCGACGCGCAGGTCGTCGTGATGGTCGGCGACGGCAGCTATCTGATGCTCAACACCGCGATCGCGGAGTCGGTCGCGCTCGATCGCAAGCTCGTGATCGTCGTGCTCGACAACGGTGGCTTCGGGTGCATCCACCGGCTGCAGCGCGCCTGCGGCGGCGCGCCGTTCTCGAACCTGCTCGGCGAGCACGCGCGCGTCGTCGACTTCGTCGCGCACGCATCCTCGCTCGGCGCGCGCGCCGAGAAGGTCGCGGACCTCGACGCGCTGCGCGGCGCGCTCGCGCGTGCGCGCGTCGCATCGCGGACCTACGTGGTCGTCATCGAGACCGATCCCGACGCGAGCTCGGGCATCGGCGGTGCGTGGTGGGACGTCGCGATCCCCGAGGTGTCGGAGCGCGACACCGTGCGCGCCGCGCGGCACGCCTACGAGGACGCACTGCGTCGTCGTTGA
- a CDS encoding helix-turn-helix transcriptional regulator, whose protein sequence is MRPRLILDLGSVLILGPGFEADTHAHHAVQLVLSFDGEVVVEIAGREHVARAALVPSEVPHRFSASGRRIALLLVDREAQHGAQLDRVARQWLGRDVASELVIDEPRSDATPSELVDWTRALIAPLLDRAPVADALSDVVRASLDYVARELVGRPRLEGAARAAGVSPSHLTHTFSAEMGIPFRRFVLWARAKRAVDEVRRGASLTEAAIAAGFSDSAHLSRTFRRMFGLPPSFLLQAAEISDVAASFKRAPR, encoded by the coding sequence ATGCGACCTCGGCTGATCCTCGACCTCGGCTCGGTGCTCATCCTCGGGCCCGGCTTCGAGGCGGACACGCACGCGCACCACGCGGTGCAGCTCGTCCTGTCGTTCGATGGTGAGGTCGTCGTCGAGATCGCGGGGCGCGAGCACGTCGCGCGCGCGGCCCTCGTGCCGTCCGAGGTGCCGCATCGCTTCTCGGCGAGCGGCCGTCGCATCGCGCTCCTCCTCGTCGATCGCGAGGCGCAGCACGGCGCGCAGCTCGATCGTGTGGCGCGGCAGTGGCTCGGGCGTGACGTCGCGTCGGAGCTCGTGATCGACGAGCCGCGCAGCGACGCGACGCCGAGCGAGCTCGTCGACTGGACGCGCGCGCTGATCGCGCCGCTGCTCGATCGCGCGCCCGTCGCGGACGCGCTCTCCGACGTGGTGCGCGCGTCGCTCGACTACGTGGCGCGCGAGCTCGTCGGTCGCCCTCGGCTCGAGGGCGCGGCGCGCGCCGCCGGCGTGTCGCCGTCGCACCTCACGCACACGTTCAGCGCGGAGATGGGCATCCCGTTCCGTCGCTTCGTGCTCTGGGCGCGCGCCAAGCGCGCGGTCGACGAGGTGCGCCGCGGCGCGAGCCTCACCGAAGCGGCGATCGCGGCGGGTTTCAGCGACTCGGCGCACCTCTCGCGCACGTTCCGCCGGATGTTCGGCCTGCCGCCTTCGTTCTTGCTGCAGGCCGCGGAGATCTCGGACGTCGCCGCATCGTTCAAGCGAGCGCCGCGCTGA
- a CDS encoding methyltransferase encodes MNDTMPAHLRLSQMILALWVPQAIHAAAELGIADTLSAGPQRARELAARIGADRDATERLLRALAVLGVLELQGDRFALTEIGRCLETDSPSSRRAWSRLMGGREVWERWGRLVDCVRTGRMAARIDDEGVSASEHFDEMGMDPASAAVFHRAMVEMTRTSAPDIVRAIDLAGARTIVDVGGGSGALLAALLEAHPALRGSVLDLAHAREGALALFAERGLADRASFVAGDFFSEAPPRADVLVIKSVIHDWDDERALRILARCREAMDAQTRLVLIEPPSPDAPSTTSPLAWITAFSDLNMLVNTGGRERTHREYVALLERAELRVARVGDAGFWKTYEAVRARA; translated from the coding sequence ATGAACGACACCATGCCGGCGCACTTGCGCCTCTCGCAGATGATCCTCGCGCTCTGGGTGCCCCAGGCGATCCACGCCGCGGCCGAGCTCGGCATCGCGGACACGCTCTCCGCGGGACCGCAGCGCGCCCGGGAGCTCGCGGCGCGCATCGGCGCCGATCGCGACGCGACCGAGCGCCTGCTCCGCGCGCTCGCCGTGCTCGGCGTGCTCGAGCTGCAGGGCGATCGGTTTGCGCTCACCGAGATCGGGCGCTGCCTCGAGACCGACTCGCCCTCGTCGCGTCGCGCGTGGTCGCGCCTGATGGGCGGGCGCGAGGTGTGGGAGCGCTGGGGGCGCCTCGTCGACTGCGTGCGCACCGGGCGCATGGCGGCGCGCATCGACGACGAGGGCGTCTCGGCCTCCGAGCACTTCGACGAGATGGGGATGGATCCCGCGTCGGCCGCGGTCTTCCATCGCGCGATGGTCGAGATGACGCGCACGTCGGCGCCCGACATCGTGCGCGCGATCGACCTCGCGGGCGCACGCACGATCGTCGACGTCGGCGGGGGCTCGGGCGCGCTGCTCGCCGCGCTGCTCGAGGCGCACCCTGCGCTGCGCGGCAGCGTGCTCGACCTCGCGCACGCACGCGAAGGCGCGCTCGCGCTGTTCGCCGAGCGGGGGCTCGCGGATCGCGCGTCGTTCGTCGCCGGTGACTTCTTCAGCGAAGCACCGCCGCGCGCCGACGTGCTGGTGATCAAGAGCGTCATCCACGACTGGGACGACGAGCGAGCGCTGCGCATCCTCGCGCGCTGCCGCGAGGCGATGGACGCGCAGACCCGCCTCGTGCTGATCGAGCCGCCCTCGCCCGACGCGCCGAGCACGACCTCGCCGCTCGCGTGGATCACCGCGTTCAGCGACCTGAACATGCTGGTGAACACCGGTGGCCGAGAGCGCACGCACCGCGAGTACGTCGCGCTGCTCGAGCGCGCGGAGCTGCGCGTCGCACGCGTCGGCGACGCAGGGTTCTGGAAGACGTACGAAGCCGTTCGCGCGCGAGCCTGA
- the iolE gene encoding myo-inosose-2 dehydratase, protein MRIGVNPLIWINDDKPELGADVPLERCLSEARAVGYAGIELGHRFPRTVRELRPLLARHRLSLISGWYSAQLVERGAERELALLGPHLELLRAMRCDTLVLAETTGAVHREARPLSQRPVLDGATWQMFVRELERLAERVRAQGIRVAYHPHVGTVVQTPEEVDRLMRETSEHVGLLLDTGHFAYAAASVRDGDAAIRTCIARHGERVAHVHLKDVREEVLARAIERDEPFLDAVCAGVFTVPGDGALALEPAIAGLARRRYRGWWVVEAEQDPAIAHPLTYAKLGFANAARWVASWARGARRMRAPIVRATTRRARVGARSGRAGHARARRSRV, encoded by the coding sequence GTGCGGATCGGCGTCAATCCCCTCATCTGGATCAACGACGACAAACCCGAGCTCGGCGCCGACGTGCCGCTCGAGCGCTGTCTCTCCGAAGCGCGCGCCGTGGGCTACGCGGGCATCGAGCTCGGACATCGGTTCCCACGCACGGTGCGCGAGCTGCGCCCGCTCCTCGCGCGACACCGGCTCTCGCTGATCTCGGGGTGGTACTCGGCGCAGCTCGTCGAGCGCGGCGCGGAGCGCGAGCTCGCGCTGCTCGGGCCGCACCTCGAGCTGCTGCGCGCGATGCGCTGCGACACGCTGGTGCTCGCGGAGACGACCGGCGCCGTGCATCGCGAAGCGCGACCGCTCTCGCAGCGGCCGGTGCTCGACGGCGCCACCTGGCAGATGTTCGTGCGCGAGCTCGAGCGCCTCGCCGAGCGGGTGCGCGCGCAGGGGATCCGCGTCGCGTACCACCCGCACGTCGGCACCGTGGTGCAGACGCCCGAGGAGGTCGATCGGCTGATGCGCGAGACCTCGGAGCACGTCGGTCTGCTGCTCGACACCGGGCACTTCGCGTACGCCGCCGCGAGCGTGCGCGATGGGGACGCGGCGATCCGCACGTGCATCGCGCGCCACGGCGAGCGCGTCGCGCACGTGCATCTGAAGGACGTCCGCGAGGAGGTGCTCGCGCGCGCGATCGAGCGCGACGAGCCCTTCCTCGACGCGGTGTGCGCCGGCGTGTTCACGGTGCCGGGCGACGGCGCGCTCGCGCTCGAGCCGGCGATCGCGGGCCTCGCGCGCCGCCGTTATCGCGGATGGTGGGTGGTCGAGGCGGAGCAGGACCCCGCGATCGCGCACCCGCTCACGTACGCGAAGCTCGGGTTCGCGAACGCGGCGCGCTGGGTCGCGTCGTGGGCGCGGGGCGCGCGGCGGATGCGCGCGCCGATCGTGCGCGCCACCACGCGTCGAGCGCGCGTCGGGGCGCGATCGGGCCGCGCCGGGCACGCTCGCGCGCGTCGCTCGCGCGTGTAG
- a CDS encoding helicase-related protein, which yields MSDALPIHAARAAFERAIARGPVVLSAPTGSGKSTEVPRWCEGPVLVIEPRRVACRSLAARVAQLEGTRLGDSVGYVVRDDRAAHDATRIVFATPGIALRDRAMVERARTLVIDEMHERSLEVDLLLALVLRGARADRSLVVMSATLDAERVAARVGGAHVAAEGRAFPVDVRYLPGPSVLPDATELPARVRHAIDVAARDPGDVLVFLPGKAEIDACARALAANRELSIVPLHGGLSLDEQRLAFERTPKRKVILATNVAETSLTIPGVGVVIDSGLVRQTRYHEGRGYLALVPIAEDSAAQRAGRAGRTAAGVCHRLWSPAARLAPTTLPEIHRESLVPLVMGAAAWGTRPEDLPLLDAPKPHALDAARRDLEAWGALDGESSLSEAGRGLHALPLDPPHARLLVAARDHGCLDDAIDLVAVLSVGRPLFTSAAGERADVDDPRADGCDAIAFVRALRAERADDVGASPFVVHEARQARARIRRALALSDAAPSSDRAIDRDALVRAALAADARSAHVARARGRDLFFGNGGTELELSRESAVRHLKSVEALVVLGTRALGAGRDARVLVTCGMAIPLAAIARAGLGTERTGEVRIEGARVIAVIERIYAGKVIATREDVPQGALARDAIATLLLRGSLFREAVATSRERLARLALAAQLAARGHPAGVPSATPVGSIDAWLRARIDALGVESGEDLALLSAEDFLAPELDYEARVMLDRELPATVSVGDAVYRAEYDLERGQVLLQMVKGSRREPPPLAYLPRFEGLRVCVAGPRGVAVLREKGR from the coding sequence ATGAGCGACGCGCTGCCGATCCACGCAGCGCGCGCCGCGTTCGAGAGGGCGATCGCGCGCGGTCCCGTCGTGCTCTCGGCGCCCACCGGATCCGGCAAGTCGACCGAGGTGCCGCGCTGGTGCGAGGGCCCGGTGCTCGTGATCGAGCCGCGGCGCGTCGCGTGCCGCAGCCTCGCCGCGCGCGTGGCGCAGCTCGAGGGCACGCGGCTCGGTGACTCCGTCGGCTACGTCGTGCGCGACGACCGCGCGGCGCACGACGCGACGCGCATCGTGTTCGCGACGCCGGGCATCGCGCTCCGTGATCGCGCGATGGTCGAGCGCGCGCGCACCCTCGTGATCGACGAGATGCACGAGCGCAGCCTCGAGGTGGATCTGCTCCTCGCGCTCGTGCTCCGCGGGGCGCGCGCCGATCGATCGCTCGTCGTGATGTCGGCGACGCTCGACGCGGAGCGCGTGGCCGCGCGCGTGGGCGGCGCGCACGTCGCGGCGGAGGGGCGCGCGTTCCCGGTCGACGTCCGATATCTGCCCGGGCCCTCGGTGCTGCCCGACGCGACCGAGCTCCCGGCGCGGGTTCGCCACGCGATCGACGTCGCGGCGCGCGATCCCGGAGACGTGCTGGTGTTCCTGCCCGGCAAGGCGGAGATCGACGCGTGCGCGCGCGCGCTCGCGGCGAATCGAGAGCTCTCGATCGTCCCGCTGCACGGCGGGCTCTCGCTCGACGAGCAGCGGCTCGCGTTCGAGCGCACGCCGAAGCGCAAGGTGATCCTCGCGACCAACGTCGCCGAGACGTCGCTGACGATCCCGGGCGTCGGCGTGGTGATCGACAGCGGGCTCGTGCGGCAGACGCGCTATCACGAAGGGCGCGGCTATCTCGCGCTCGTGCCGATCGCGGAGGACAGCGCCGCGCAGCGCGCAGGGCGCGCCGGTCGCACCGCGGCGGGCGTCTGCCATCGACTGTGGAGCCCGGCGGCGCGGCTCGCGCCGACGACGCTGCCCGAGATCCACCGCGAGTCGCTGGTGCCGCTGGTGATGGGCGCCGCCGCGTGGGGCACGCGGCCCGAAGATCTGCCGCTGCTCGACGCGCCCAAGCCGCACGCGCTCGATGCCGCGCGCCGCGATCTCGAGGCGTGGGGCGCGCTCGACGGCGAGTCGTCGCTGAGCGAGGCGGGGCGCGGGCTGCACGCGCTGCCGCTCGATCCGCCGCACGCACGGTTGCTGGTCGCGGCGCGCGATCACGGCTGTCTCGACGACGCGATCGATCTCGTCGCGGTGCTCTCGGTCGGGCGTCCGCTCTTCACGAGCGCGGCAGGCGAGCGCGCCGACGTCGACGATCCGCGCGCCGATGGATGTGACGCGATCGCGTTCGTCCGCGCGCTGCGCGCCGAGCGCGCCGACGACGTCGGTGCATCGCCCTTCGTCGTGCACGAAGCGCGGCAGGCACGCGCCCGGATCCGCCGTGCGCTCGCGCTCTCCGACGCGGCACCGAGCTCCGATCGCGCGATCGATCGCGACGCGCTGGTGCGCGCGGCCCTCGCCGCCGACGCACGATCGGCCCACGTGGCGCGCGCGCGCGGCCGCGATCTCTTCTTCGGCAACGGCGGCACCGAGCTCGAGCTCTCACGCGAGAGCGCGGTGCGGCACCTGAAGAGCGTCGAGGCGCTCGTGGTGCTCGGGACGCGCGCCCTCGGCGCGGGCCGCGACGCGCGCGTGCTGGTCACGTGCGGCATGGCGATCCCGCTCGCCGCGATCGCGCGCGCCGGGCTCGGCACCGAGCGCACCGGCGAGGTGCGCATCGAAGGCGCCCGCGTGATCGCGGTGATCGAGCGGATCTACGCGGGCAAGGTCATCGCGACGCGCGAGGACGTGCCGCAGGGCGCGCTCGCGCGCGACGCGATCGCGACGTTGCTCCTGCGCGGGAGCCTGTTCCGCGAGGCGGTGGCGACGTCGCGGGAGCGGCTCGCGCGGCTCGCGCTCGCGGCGCAGCTCGCGGCGCGTGGCCATCCCGCGGGCGTGCCCAGCGCGACGCCGGTGGGCTCGATCGACGCGTGGCTGCGCGCGCGCATCGACGCGCTCGGCGTCGAGAGCGGCGAGGATCTCGCGCTGCTCTCCGCGGAGGACTTCCTCGCGCCCGAGCTCGACTACGAGGCGCGCGTGATGCTCGATCGCGAGCTGCCCGCGACGGTGAGCGTCGGCGACGCGGTGTACCGCGCCGAGTACGATCTCGAGCGCGGGCAGGTGCTGCTGCAGATGGTGAAGGGCAGCCGCCGCGAGCCGCCGCCGCTCGCGTACCTGCCGCGCTTCGAAGGGCTCCGCGTGTGCGTCGCGGGGCCGCGGGGCGTCGCGGTGCTGCGCGAGAAGGGGCGCTGA
- a CDS encoding DUF1592 domain-containing protein: protein MRAALSALVATLAIGCTGFVENGPSGPLGGPRTTPSTPTEPLTTPRELGPVALRRLTRDELGHVVRDLTGVDVRVELELLPEDPETPFDNDASLQIASGPLVLGIERIAETVAARVLGDAALRARVVGCEPTAIDDACMRTFVARFGRRALRRPLADDEVDGFVALPRAAGAEDVEQAISIVLRALLQDPELVYRVEIGEEVSPGVVRLSSNELASRLSFLLWGTTPDDDLLDRVDRGELDRPEGVRAVAEDMLRDPRAAEQLARFHAMWLGYRRLPHPAALASSLSRETGALLARVVLDERRPWLDVFTSDETYVDRALAEHYEIDPPDGEGPAWVRYPDGSERAGILSHGTFLSAASKWGDTSPTQRGVLVQERLFCTHIPPPSPELLRMAGASVDEPPPDRGSPCKTDRYAAHASGACAHCHEQVDPIGFGLERYDVAGRFREHDEGLAECTLDGRGELVGEGEFSGPGELGALVASSDRAQRCAVEQVLRFALGEAHPELGARTLDGLVSRFDREGGHLHALLIDLVASDAFRHRMVPADDEEG from the coding sequence ATGCGAGCCGCGCTCTCTGCGCTCGTCGCCACGCTGGCGATCGGGTGCACCGGGTTCGTCGAGAACGGTCCGAGCGGTCCGCTCGGCGGTCCACGCACGACGCCGAGCACGCCGACCGAGCCGCTGACGACACCGCGCGAGCTCGGACCGGTCGCGCTCCGGCGCCTCACCCGCGACGAGCTGGGACACGTCGTCCGCGACCTCACCGGCGTCGACGTGCGCGTCGAGCTCGAGCTGCTGCCCGAAGATCCCGAGACCCCGTTCGACAACGACGCGTCGCTGCAGATCGCGTCGGGCCCGCTGGTCCTCGGCATCGAGCGCATCGCGGAGACCGTCGCGGCGCGCGTGCTCGGCGACGCGGCCCTGCGCGCGCGCGTCGTCGGCTGCGAGCCCACCGCGATCGACGACGCGTGCATGCGCACCTTCGTCGCGCGGTTCGGGCGCCGCGCGCTGCGCCGTCCGCTCGCGGACGACGAGGTCGATGGATTCGTCGCGCTGCCGCGCGCGGCGGGCGCCGAGGACGTCGAGCAGGCGATCTCGATCGTGCTGCGCGCGCTGCTGCAGGACCCCGAGCTCGTGTATCGCGTGGAGATCGGCGAGGAGGTCTCGCCCGGCGTCGTTCGTTTGAGCTCGAACGAATTGGCGTCGCGCCTCTCGTTCCTGCTCTGGGGAACGACACCGGACGACGACCTGCTCGATCGTGTCGATCGCGGCGAGCTCGATCGTCCCGAGGGCGTGCGCGCGGTCGCCGAGGACATGCTGCGCGATCCTCGCGCCGCCGAGCAGCTCGCGCGCTTCCACGCGATGTGGCTCGGGTACCGGCGCCTGCCGCATCCCGCCGCGCTCGCGTCGTCGCTCTCGCGCGAGACCGGGGCGCTGCTGGCGCGCGTGGTGCTCGACGAGCGACGCCCCTGGCTCGACGTGTTCACGTCGGACGAGACGTACGTCGATCGCGCGCTCGCCGAGCACTACGAGATCGATCCGCCTGACGGCGAGGGACCCGCGTGGGTGCGGTACCCGGACGGCTCGGAGCGCGCGGGCATCCTCTCGCACGGCACCTTTCTCTCCGCGGCGTCGAAGTGGGGCGACACCAGCCCCACCCAGCGCGGCGTGCTGGTGCAGGAGCGCCTCTTCTGCACGCACATCCCGCCGCCGTCGCCCGAGCTCCTGCGCATGGCGGGCGCGAGCGTCGACGAGCCGCCGCCCGATCGCGGCAGCCCGTGCAAGACCGATCGCTATGCGGCGCACGCGAGCGGCGCGTGCGCGCACTGTCACGAGCAGGTCGATCCGATCGGGTTCGGGCTCGAGCGCTACGACGTCGCGGGTCGGTTCCGCGAGCACGACGAGGGCCTCGCCGAGTGCACCCTCGACGGGCGCGGCGAGCTCGTCGGGGAGGGCGAATTCTCGGGCCCCGGCGAGCTCGGCGCGCTGGTGGCGTCGAGCGATCGCGCGCAGCGCTGCGCGGTCGAGCAGGTGCTTCGATTCGCGCTCGGCGAGGCGCACCCCGAGCTCGGCGCACGGACGCTCGACGGGCTCGTCTCGCGCTTCGATCGCGAGGGCGGTCACCTGCACGCGCTCTTGATCGATCTCGTGGCGAGCGACGCGTTCCGCCACCGGATGGTTCCCGCTGACGACGAGGAGGGCTGA
- a CDS encoding sterol desaturase family protein produces the protein MLLAYSIYPLLWGGSVVTLVVAMSAGVPYPWIGPPLLIGVALAVAALERLQPHAREWLRDRGDRRTDVAHFVANVAVSQGSLALLAALAPVRAMLPSAWPGAWPLALQVVIATLVVDLGLYAIHRASHVVPALWRLHAIHHSAERIYWVNGQRRHVVHELLEGAPGLLLLFALGAPVSIIAAAIAVVTLHLFFQHANVEYRLGPLRHVFAVAEVHRWHHQRRYEDVQGNYAAVFALWDHLFGTALPKQGDAPLDVGLEEHVPRDFVGQLRWPFRVDSFQDPSRAARHEHVDLPNRSETR, from the coding sequence ATGCTGCTCGCCTACTCGATCTATCCGCTGCTCTGGGGTGGAAGCGTCGTGACGCTGGTCGTCGCGATGAGCGCCGGTGTCCCGTACCCGTGGATCGGCCCGCCGCTCCTGATCGGCGTCGCGCTCGCGGTCGCGGCGCTCGAGCGTCTGCAGCCGCACGCGCGCGAGTGGCTCCGCGATCGCGGCGATCGCCGCACCGACGTCGCGCACTTCGTCGCGAACGTCGCCGTCAGCCAGGGCTCGCTCGCGCTCCTCGCCGCGCTGGCCCCCGTGCGCGCGATGCTCCCGAGCGCGTGGCCCGGCGCGTGGCCGCTCGCGCTGCAGGTGGTGATCGCCACGCTCGTCGTCGATCTCGGGCTCTACGCGATCCATCGCGCGAGCCACGTCGTGCCGGCGCTGTGGCGGCTGCACGCGATCCACCACAGCGCCGAGCGGATCTACTGGGTCAACGGCCAGCGCCGGCACGTGGTGCACGAGCTGCTCGAGGGCGCGCCCGGGCTGCTCCTGCTCTTCGCGCTCGGCGCGCCGGTGTCGATCATCGCGGCCGCGATCGCGGTCGTCACGCTGCACCTCTTCTTCCAGCACGCGAACGTGGAGTACCGGCTCGGACCGCTGCGACACGTCTTCGCCGTCGCGGAGGTGCATCGCTGGCACCACCAGCGCCGCTACGAGGACGTTCAGGGCAACTACGCCGCCGTCTTCGCGCTCTGGGATCACCTCTTCGGCACCGCGCTCCCGAAGCAGGGCGATGCGCCGCTCGACGTGGGGCTCGAAGAGCACGTGCCGCGCGACTTCGTCGGACAGCTGCGCTGGCCCTTCCGTGTCGATTCTTTCCAAGACCCGTCCCGCGCCGCTCGGCATGAACACGTCGACCTTCCGAACAGGAGCGAGACGAGATGA
- a CDS encoding DUF3703 domain-containing protein → MPSTRALSPHVDALLARSRAHAAERDWPRAWSALELAHVLSQPSARLHTKVHVRMLVLGARVRDLREIAGQIVRVAGAGLGSALGRFPAGNSGRARVSITAPMPVPAEAQRIFASLGIDIEGVTIAGRARR, encoded by the coding sequence ATGCCGAGCACCCGCGCGCTCTCTCCTCACGTCGACGCGCTCCTCGCGCGCAGCCGCGCGCACGCTGCCGAGCGCGACTGGCCCCGCGCGTGGTCCGCGCTCGAGCTCGCCCACGTCCTCTCCCAGCCCTCCGCGCGACTGCACACGAAGGTGCACGTCCGCATGCTGGTGCTCGGCGCGCGCGTCCGCGATCTGCGCGAAATCGCTGGACAAATCGTGCGCGTCGCGGGCGCGGGCCTCGGCTCGGCGCTCGGTCGGTTCCCCGCGGGCAACAGCGGCCGAGCACGGGTGTCGATCACCGCGCCGATGCCGGTGCCCGCCGAGGCGCAGCGCATCTTCGCGTCGCTCGGGATCGACATCGAGGGCGTGACGATCGCCGGTCGCGCGCGGCGCTGA
- a CDS encoding helix-turn-helix domain-containing protein, translating to MRRIAQVVRGELGGSRWELAVRAPSPRIAPYTGSLMGYDERTASPLRRRELPGPRVVLIFELGAPIRVISRPGGGDRFAGGFAAGLHDAHTLCDHDGHQRGIQVDLTPLGARKLFGRPMSELTSRAVSLRDLLPREHASLCERLAELKTWDARLDAVEALLAARIESSSIDLRTTAWALRRIEERGGAVDVRALARELGYSHEHVIRTFRDHVGIPPKLFARIVRFDRLVKRIKAGGDVRWPALAQDLGFYDQSHLVRDVKQFTGLTPTEARGEIVDLAALVST from the coding sequence ATGCGTCGCATCGCGCAGGTCGTGCGAGGAGAGCTCGGCGGGAGCCGCTGGGAGCTCGCGGTGCGCGCGCCCTCGCCGCGCATCGCGCCGTACACGGGCTCGCTGATGGGCTACGACGAGCGCACCGCGTCGCCGCTGCGACGGCGCGAGCTGCCCGGGCCGCGTGTGGTGCTCATCTTCGAGCTCGGGGCGCCGATCCGCGTGATCTCGCGTCCCGGGGGCGGCGATCGGTTCGCCGGAGGCTTCGCCGCCGGCCTCCACGACGCGCACACGCTCTGCGATCACGACGGGCACCAGCGCGGGATCCAGGTGGATCTGACGCCGCTCGGCGCGCGAAAGCTCTTCGGACGTCCGATGTCCGAGCTCACCTCGCGCGCGGTGTCGCTCCGCGATCTGCTCCCGCGCGAGCACGCGAGCCTGTGCGAGCGACTGGCCGAGCTGAAGACCTGGGACGCGCGGCTCGACGCCGTCGAGGCGCTGCTGGCGGCGCGCATCGAGTCGTCGTCGATCGATCTGCGCACCACCGCGTGGGCGCTGCGGCGCATCGAGGAGCGTGGCGGCGCGGTCGACGTGCGCGCGCTCGCGCGCGAGCTCGGCTACAGCCACGAGCACGTGATCCGCACGTTCCGCGATCACGTCGGGATCCCGCCCAAGCTCTTCGCGCGCATCGTGCGCTTCGATCGACTGGTGAAGCGGATCAAGGCGGGCGGCGACGTGCGCTGGCCGGCGCTCGCGCAGGATCTCGGCTTCTACGACCAGTCCCACCTGGTGCGCGACGTGAAGCAGTTCACCGGGCTCACGCCGACCGAAGCGCGCGGAGAGATCGTCGACCTCGCGGCGCTCGTCTCGACGTGA